From a region of the Theobroma cacao cultivar B97-61/B2 chromosome 8, Criollo_cocoa_genome_V2, whole genome shotgun sequence genome:
- the LOC18592847 gene encoding queuine tRNA-ribosyltransferase subunit qtrtd1 — translation MKFAVKAWSNGRARAGVLHLGCCPTPIETPSLLLSTRKGLPLFISPDLLPSLPSPDSRLLYVSPLHFLEGLSIKTISKIGGLHQLLGLHEYGFVAVPRDSIQCLPEANGTNKLGASFETPCGRLLIKPVEYMEMISSMKPELWATLADEVPAWVSDKRNKTSVDRTIKWLDECIVSSPVGGAVFGAIVGGSSLEERQRCAQEVARRNVSGYWVGGFGLGESMNERPALLNAVIETLPEEKPRFICGLGLPEEILQGVAAGVDLFESTYIYHLTLGGFALTFPLDSMEINASNLASSDVGSDLRKINLRATVFRKDTTPIIEGCTCYTCQNHTRAYINHLLNVHEMLAQILLEIHNTHHFLGFFRSIREAIKAGRFEEFRKKFVQSRCDHLAVASLDVGFSQTRLV, via the exons ATGAAGTTCGCCGTGAAGGCATGGAGCAACGGAAGAGCACGGGCAGGTGTGCTCCACCTGGGCTGCTGCCCAACCCCCATCGAGACTCCTTCTCTTCTCCTCTCCACCCGTAAAGGCCTGCCCCTTTTCATCTCTCCTGACCTTCTCCCTTCCCTCCCTTCCCCTGACTCCCGTCTCCTCTATGTCAGCCCCCTTCACTT CTTGGAAGGCCTTtcaatcaaaacaatatcaaaAATCGGAGGGCTTCACCAGCTGCTCGGTTTGCATGAATATGGGTTTGTGGCTGTACCGAGGGATTCCATTCAATGCCTTCCGGAAGCTAATGGCACTAACAAACTTGGGGCGTCTTTCGAGACCCCTTGTGGTCGTCTTTTG ATTAAACCAGTAGAATATATGGAAATGATATCTTCCATGAAGCCCGAGCTGTGGGCTACTTTGGCTGATGAAGTGCCTGCCTGGGTGTCTGATAAGAGGAACAAGACCTCAGTGGATCGGACTATTAAATGGCTGGATGAATGCATTGTGTCAAGCCCA GTAGGTGGAGCTGTTTTTGGAGCTATTGTTGGAGGATCTAGTTTAGAAGAAAGACAACGATGTGCCCAAGAGGTAGCTAGGAGAAATGTATCAG GTTATTGGGTTGGAGGGTTTGGGCTTGGGGAGAGCATGAATGAGCGCCCTGCTCTGCTTAATGCTGTCATT GAAACCTTGCCAGAGGAAAAGCCGCGGTTCATATGTGGGCTTGGACTACCAG AGGAAATATTGCAGGGTGTTGCTGCAGGTGTTGACCTTTTTGAGTCGAC TTATATTTACCATCTTACACTTGGAGGCTTTGCACTTACCTTTCCGCTAGACAGCATGGAGATAAATGCATCCAATCTTGCGTCAAGTGATGTAGGAAGCGACCTCAGAAAAATTAATCTGAGAGCAACAGTGTTTAG GAAAGATACAACACCAATTATTGAAGGCTGTACATGTTACACATGCCAAAATCATACCCGAGCCTACATTAATCATCTACTCAATGTTCACGAAATGTTGGCCCAAATTCTGCTGGAAAT ACATAATACCCACCATTTTCTGGGGTTTTTCCGATCAATAAGGGAAGCAATTAAGGCAGGCCGATTTGAGGAATTTCGGAAGAAATTTGTTCAAAGTAGGTGTGATCATCTTGCTGTAGCTTCCCTAGATGTGGGCTTTAGCCAGACGAGACTTGtttga
- the LOC18592848 gene encoding acetylglutamate kinase, chloroplastic, which translates to MAAAATSKSLHSYPSQESLSFSSITKTHSLKFSKTSFSPSSHRLRLAIRASSSSATLNDPPHPTHNNLDHQLRVRILSESLPYIQKFRGKTIVVKYGGAAMKSAELKASVVRDLVLLSCVGLRPVLVHGGGPEINVLLNQLNIPAQFRDGLRVTDARTMEVVSMVLVGKVNKDLVSRINFAGATAVGLSGMDGRLLTARPSPNAAQLGFVGEVARVDPTVLQPLVDIGHIPVIASVAADGFGQPYNINADTVAGEVAAALGAEKLILLTDVAGILRNREDPGSLVKEIDIKGVKKMIEEGKVGGGMIPKVNCCIRSLAQGVTTASIIDGRVEHSLLHEIMTDEGAGTMITG; encoded by the coding sequence ATGGCCGCAGCAGCCACAAGCAAATCCCTCCATTCTTACCCTTCACAAGAATCCCTCTCATTCAGCTCCATAACCAAAACCCACAGCTTGAAATTCTCCAAAACCTCTTTCAGCCCCAGTTCTCATCGTCTTCGCCTTGCCATAagagcttcttcttcttctgcaaCCCTCAATGACCCTCCTCATCCAACACATAACAATCTCGATCATCAACTTCGGGTCCGAATCCTCTCTGAATCTCTCCCCTACATCCAGAAATTCAGGGGCAAGACCATCGTCGTCAAATACGGCGGCGCCGCCATGAAATCCGCTGAGCTCAAGGCCTCTGTTGTCAGAGACCTCGTCCTTCTCTCCTGCGTCGGCCTCCGCCCCGTCCTCGTCCACGGCGGCGGTCCTGAAATTAACGTCCTTCTCAATCAGCTTAACATCCCCGCTCAGTTCCGTGACGGCCTCCGTGTGACCGACGCCAGGACCATGGAAGTTGTTTCCATGGTCCTCGTAGGCAAGGTCAACAAGGACCTCGTCTCTCGTATCAACTTCGCCGGAGCCACTGCTGTCGGCCTCTCCGGTATGGACGGACGCCTTTTGACTGCCCGGCCTAGCCCAAACGCCGCCCAGTTGGGATTTGTTGGAGAAGTCGCGAGAGTGGACCCAACAGTCCTGCAACCGCTTGTGGACATCGGACACATCCCGGTGATTGCTTCAGTGGCGGCGGATGGGTTTGGGCAGCCTTACAACATCAATGCGGACACGGTAGCTGGTGAGGTGGCGGCGGCGTTGGGGGCGGAGAAGCTGATTCTGTTGACTGACGTGGCGGGGATTTTGAGAAACAGGGAAGACCCTGGGAGCTTGGTGAAAGAGATTGATATAAAGGGAGTGAAGAAGATGATTGAGGAAGGGAAGGTTGGTGGTGGGATGATTCCAAAGGTGAATTGTTGTATCCGATCGCTTGCTCAAGGGGTCACCACTGCTAGCATTATCGATGGTCGTGTTGAGCACTCGTTACTTCATGAGATTATGACCGATGAAGGCGCTGGCACCATGATCACTGGTTAA
- the LOC18592849 gene encoding uncharacterized protein LOC18592849, translating into MTRYSLSSLSSSFSLNPINRYSSNPDSKNPPSPTASLPVSSLLFSSSSQEFLRNVKWVSRKNRYYLAKPADQDIGTREPSPQVSGENAAASSSTADGNASTSFLSILCPLLRLFSGGDPSQERNHALEVATSSLSSLARFPWGSKSLSGSLESQDVTISDPPMRMQLFEFEACPFCRRVREALTELDLSVEVYPCPKGSIRHREMVRSFGGKEQFPFLIDPNTEISMYESGDIVKYLFTQYGKGRNPSMGLLERYLSQNVTLHSTLFTGWMPTILRAGRGMMLWDKARQDPPPRKLELFSSENNPYSRIVREALCELELPYILQNVGEGSGRTKLLLDASGSKEIPYMIDPNTGTQIGDYKKILTYLFKTYSVATV; encoded by the exons ATGACACGCTACTCTCTATCTTCCCTCTCTTCGTCCTTTTCTTTAAACCCCATTAACAGATATTCCTCAAACCCAGACAGCAAGAACCCTCCATCTCCAACTGCTTCGCTTCCAGTTTCTTCGCTGCtattctcttcttcttcccaagAGTTCTTGAGAAACGTGAAATGGGTCTCACGCAAAAACAGATACTATCTCGCAAAACCTGCTGACCAAGATATAGGCACAAGGGAACCCTCTCCACAAGTTTCAGGAGAAAATGCTGCAGCTTCGAGTTCAACTGCTGATGGCAATGCATCCACTAGTTTCTTATCCATCCTTTGTCCCCTCCTCAGGTTATTCTCT GGAGGAGATCCCTCCCAAGAACGGAATCATGCTCTAGAG GTTGCAACATCTTCCTTATCCAGCTTAGCAAGATTTCCTTGGGGATCAAAATCACTATCAGGGAGCTTAGAGAGCCAGGATGTAACGATTTCTGATCCTCCCATGCGTATGCAGCTCTTTGAATTTG AGGCATGCCCTTTTTGCAGAAGGGTTCGAGAAGCATTGACAGAGTTGGATCTTTCTGTAGAG GTCTATCCTTGCCCTAAAGGTTCTATAAGACATAGGGAAATGGTTAGAAGCTTTGGTGGAAAAGAGCA GTTTCCCTTCCTCATTGACCCAAATACTGAAATATCAATGTATGAAAGTG GTGATATAGTCAAATACCTATTCACGCAATATGGTAAAGGGAGAAACCCCTCGATGGGTCTTTTAGAAAG GTATCTCTCACAAAATGTTACACTGCACAGCACATTGTTCACGGGATGGATGCCAACAATTCTTAGAGCAGGCAGAGGAATGATGCTATGGGATAAGGCAAGACAAGACCCACCACCAAGAAAGCTGGAACTTTTCTCATCTGAGAATAATCCT TATTCACGAATTGTACGAGAGGCACTCTGTGAGCTAGAACTTCCATACATCCTTCAAAATGTTGGAGAAGGTTCTGGACGGACAAAACTACTCCTTGATGCATCTGGATCCAAAGAG ATACCCTATATGATCGATCCAAACACGGGGACTCAAATTGGTGATTACAAGAAAATATTGACCTACTTGTTCAAGACATATTCAGTAGCCACTGTATAG
- the LOC18592850 gene encoding adenylate kinase, chloroplastic — MASSSCLNVAITQPCVSLSPSFSPNSKHPNQSLLPHSSFTPIHSSSLPLRSNQILSHPRSYKLPLPYAPNFHVVALAKVEPLKVMISGPPASGKGTQCELITKKYGLVHIPAGDLLRAEIASASENGKRAKEYMEKGELVPDEIVVMMVKERLLQPDSQEKGWLLDGYPRSSSQAAGLEDFGIHPDLFILLEVPEDILVERVVGRRLDPLTGKIYHLKYSPPENEEIASRLTQRFDDTEEKVKLRLHTHHQNVEAVLSKYKDITVKVNGNAPKENVFAQIDAALTQLLELRKENSGSLAA, encoded by the exons ATGGCAAGCAGTTCATGCCTAAACGTCGCCATTACTCAGCCCTGCGTTTCTCTCTCTCCATCCTTTTCCCCAAATTCAAAGCACCCTAACCAATCTCTCCTTCCCCATTCTTCTTTCACGCCGATTCATTCTTCTTCCCTCCCTCTCCGTTCTAATCAAATCCTCTCCCACCCTCGCTCTTACAAGCTCCCTTTACCATATGCCCCCAATTTCCAC GTTGTGGCATTGGCTAAGGTAGAGCCGTTGAAGGTAATGATATCAGGGCCACCTGCTTCCGGTAAAGGTACACAATGCGAGCTCATCACCAAAAAg TATGGTTTGGTGCATATTCCTGCTGGAGATTTACTGAGAGCAGAAATTGCTTCAGCAAGTGAAAATGGGAAGCGAGCAAAAGAATACATGGAGAAAGGAGAGTTGGTGCCAGATGAAATAGTTGTTATG ATGGTCAAGGAGCGTCTGTTGCAACCAGATTCTCAAGAAAAAGGATGGCTTTTAGATGGATACCCTAGGAGCTCATCTCAAGCAGCTGGTCTTGAGGATTTTGGGATTCATCCAGatcttttcattttgttgGAA GTTCCTGAAGACATTCTAGTTGAGAGAGTGGTTGGACGAAGATTAGATCCTCTTACAGGGAAGATATACCACTTGAAATATTCACCCCCAGAGAACGAAGAAATTGCTTCTAGGCTTACTCAACGTTTTGATGATACTGAAGAAAAG GTGAAGTTGCGGCTACACACGCATCATCAGAATGTGGAAGCTGTACTTTCTAAATATAAAGATATCACAGTCAAG GTCAATGGAAATGCCCCCAAGGAGAACGTGTTTGCACAAATTGATGCTGCTCTTACACAACTACTTGAGCTTAGGAAGGAGAATTCTGGATCTCTAGCTGCATAA
- the LOC18592851 gene encoding putative methyltransferase At1g22800 isoform X1 produces MLIVRRIVCERRRMRSSLFYHTTCSLWRRRGPTAKPYRCFLSSASFSTADYENGDAFQSNPSKVKIFDRHLKRKQRDRAAWLLRPNDSLVDAVAENLLDRLEDCKKTFPTALCLGGSLQAVRRLLRGRGEIDKLIMMDTSYDMVKRCESSLPDSYNENIETSYVVGDEEFLPIKESSVELVISCLGLHWTNDLPGAMIQCKLALKPDGLFLAAILGGETLKELRIACTVAQMEREGGISPRISPLAQVRDAGNLLTRAGFALPGIDVDEYVVRYKSALDLIEHLREMGETNALLERSNILKRETAVATAAIYDALFAAEDGTIPATFQVIYMTGWREHPSQQKAKRRGSATVSFKDIQKQFGSGG; encoded by the exons ATGCTCATTGTTCGACGAATTGTCTGCGAGAG AAGAAGAATGAGGAGCTCCCTTTTCTATCATACAACTTGTTCCCTGTGGAGAAGAAGAGGACCAACAGCCAAACCCTACCGTTGTTTCCTATCCTCCGCTTCCTTCTCTACTGCGGACTATGAAAATGGAGACGCCTTTCAAAGCAATCCTtctaaagtcaagatcttcgACCGCCACCTCAAACGCAAACAA CGTGATCGAGCTGCGTGGTTGCTGCGTCCCAATGATTCCTTAGTAGATGCCGTAGCTGAGAATCTGTTAGATCGCTTGGAG GACTGTAAGAAAACATTTCCTACGGCATTGTGTCTGGGAGGCTCTTTGCAGGCTGTGAGGCGATTGCTGCGGGGTCGTG GTGAAATTGATAAGTTAATTATGATGGATACGTCATATGATATGGTAAAGCGGTGCGAGAGTTCTCTACCAGATTCCtataatgaaaatattgaaacaTCATATGTGGTTGGTGATGAGGAGTTTCTGCCCATTAAAGAaag TTCGGTAGAGCTGGTAATCAGTTGCCTAGGGCTCCATTGGACAAATGATCTTCCAGGTGCCATGATACAG TGTAAACTGGCATTGAAGCCGGATGGCCTATTCTTAGCAGCTATTCTTGGAGGCGAAACCTTAAA GGAGCTTCGCATAGCATGCACTGTGGCACAAATGGAGCGTGAAGGAGGCATTAGTCCTCGGATATCACCTTTGGCGCAG GTCAGGGATGCAGGCAACCTTTTGACCAGGGCAGGGTTTGCACTTCCTGGTATTGATGTTGATGAATATGTGGTTAGATATAAAAGCG CCTTGGATCTAATAGAACATCTGCGAGAAATGGGTGAAACTAATGCTCTGCTGGAAAGGAGCAAT ATCCTGAAGAGGGAAACAGCTGTAGCAACTGCAGCCATCTATGATGCATTGTTTGCGGCTGAAGATGGCACCATCCCTGCAACTTTCCAG GTGATCTACATGACAGGGTGGAGAGAACATCCTTCTCAACAGAAGGCCAAAAGGAGGGGTTCCGCCACTGTATCCTTCAAAGACATCCAGAAACAATTTGGAAGTGGGGGTTGA
- the LOC18592851 gene encoding putative methyltransferase At1g22800 isoform X2, which translates to MRSSLFYHTTCSLWRRRGPTAKPYRCFLSSASFSTADYENGDAFQSNPSKVKIFDRHLKRKQRDRAAWLLRPNDSLVDAVAENLLDRLEDCKKTFPTALCLGGSLQAVRRLLRGRGEIDKLIMMDTSYDMVKRCESSLPDSYNENIETSYVVGDEEFLPIKESSVELVISCLGLHWTNDLPGAMIQCKLALKPDGLFLAAILGGETLKELRIACTVAQMEREGGISPRISPLAQVRDAGNLLTRAGFALPGIDVDEYVVRYKSALDLIEHLREMGETNALLERSNILKRETAVATAAIYDALFAAEDGTIPATFQVIYMTGWREHPSQQKAKRRGSATVSFKDIQKQFGSGG; encoded by the exons ATGAGGAGCTCCCTTTTCTATCATACAACTTGTTCCCTGTGGAGAAGAAGAGGACCAACAGCCAAACCCTACCGTTGTTTCCTATCCTCCGCTTCCTTCTCTACTGCGGACTATGAAAATGGAGACGCCTTTCAAAGCAATCCTtctaaagtcaagatcttcgACCGCCACCTCAAACGCAAACAA CGTGATCGAGCTGCGTGGTTGCTGCGTCCCAATGATTCCTTAGTAGATGCCGTAGCTGAGAATCTGTTAGATCGCTTGGAG GACTGTAAGAAAACATTTCCTACGGCATTGTGTCTGGGAGGCTCTTTGCAGGCTGTGAGGCGATTGCTGCGGGGTCGTG GTGAAATTGATAAGTTAATTATGATGGATACGTCATATGATATGGTAAAGCGGTGCGAGAGTTCTCTACCAGATTCCtataatgaaaatattgaaacaTCATATGTGGTTGGTGATGAGGAGTTTCTGCCCATTAAAGAaag TTCGGTAGAGCTGGTAATCAGTTGCCTAGGGCTCCATTGGACAAATGATCTTCCAGGTGCCATGATACAG TGTAAACTGGCATTGAAGCCGGATGGCCTATTCTTAGCAGCTATTCTTGGAGGCGAAACCTTAAA GGAGCTTCGCATAGCATGCACTGTGGCACAAATGGAGCGTGAAGGAGGCATTAGTCCTCGGATATCACCTTTGGCGCAG GTCAGGGATGCAGGCAACCTTTTGACCAGGGCAGGGTTTGCACTTCCTGGTATTGATGTTGATGAATATGTGGTTAGATATAAAAGCG CCTTGGATCTAATAGAACATCTGCGAGAAATGGGTGAAACTAATGCTCTGCTGGAAAGGAGCAAT ATCCTGAAGAGGGAAACAGCTGTAGCAACTGCAGCCATCTATGATGCATTGTTTGCGGCTGAAGATGGCACCATCCCTGCAACTTTCCAG GTGATCTACATGACAGGGTGGAGAGAACATCCTTCTCAACAGAAGGCCAAAAGGAGGGGTTCCGCCACTGTATCCTTCAAAGACATCCAGAAACAATTTGGAAGTGGGGGTTGA
- the LOC18592852 gene encoding ycf20-like protein isoform X2, whose translation MELEAVVCFCGAMATTTKLPNRLRNANFSICKLPSSSHATVDPGACSHENVCSFGRKPNSQPCSIHAAPPFSINNLRRMAWSIRSSVDASGFDPSSSDNGRPRLIRAIRAIQSKLGVRLQELRRNLPMKILFLLLGFYCATAFATVIGQTGDWDILSAALAVVVVEGIGALMYRASLPVLAKQAAALICC comes from the exons ATGGAATTGGAAGCTGTTGTTT GTTTCTGCGGAGCTATGGCGACGACAACGAAATTGCCCAACCGTCTAAGGAATGCTAATTTTTCCATTTGTAAGCTTCCCAGTTCAAGTCATGCTACTGTAGACCCTGGAGCATGCTCTCACGAGAATGTTTGCTCCTTTGGACGGAAACCCAATTCCCAGCCCTGTTCCATTCATGCAGCTCCACCCTTTTCCATCAATAATCTCAG GAGAATGGCATGGTCTATTAGAAGCAGTGTGGATGCCAGTGGATTTGATCCTTCTTCCAGCGATAATGGCAGGCCGAGATTAATTAGGGCCATCCGAGCTATTCAAAGTAAACTAGGTGTGAGACTTCAGGAGCTAAGGAGAAACCTTCCAATGAAGATACTCTTTTTATTGCTAGGATTTTATTGTGCAACTGCATTTGCTACTGTCATTGGGCAGACAGGTGACTGGGATATTCTTTCTGCCGCCTTGGCTGTGGTTGTTGTGGAGGGGATAGGAGCCCTGATGTATAGGGCCTCTCTTCCTGTACTCGCCAAG CAAGCTGCTGCTCTGATATGCTGTTAG
- the LOC18592852 gene encoding ycf20-like protein isoform X1: MELEAVVCFCGAMATTTKLPNRLRNANFSICKLPSSSHATVDPGACSHENVCSFGRKPNSQPCSIHAAPPFSINNLRRMAWSIRSSVDASGFDPSSSDNGRPRLIRAIRAIQSKLGVRLQELRRNLPMKILFLLLGFYCATAFATVIGQTGDWDILSAALAVVVVEGIGALMYRASLPVLAKVRSLITMFNYWKAGLTLGLFLDSFKYEVDKITGFSNLINFEIDVFPVFL, from the exons ATGGAATTGGAAGCTGTTGTTT GTTTCTGCGGAGCTATGGCGACGACAACGAAATTGCCCAACCGTCTAAGGAATGCTAATTTTTCCATTTGTAAGCTTCCCAGTTCAAGTCATGCTACTGTAGACCCTGGAGCATGCTCTCACGAGAATGTTTGCTCCTTTGGACGGAAACCCAATTCCCAGCCCTGTTCCATTCATGCAGCTCCACCCTTTTCCATCAATAATCTCAG GAGAATGGCATGGTCTATTAGAAGCAGTGTGGATGCCAGTGGATTTGATCCTTCTTCCAGCGATAATGGCAGGCCGAGATTAATTAGGGCCATCCGAGCTATTCAAAGTAAACTAGGTGTGAGACTTCAGGAGCTAAGGAGAAACCTTCCAATGAAGATACTCTTTTTATTGCTAGGATTTTATTGTGCAACTGCATTTGCTACTGTCATTGGGCAGACAGGTGACTGGGATATTCTTTCTGCCGCCTTGGCTGTGGTTGTTGTGGAGGGGATAGGAGCCCTGATGTATAGGGCCTCTCTTCCTGTACTCGCCAAGGTTAGGAGTCTGATCACCATGTTTAACTATTGGAAGGCTGGGCTTACTCTCGGTCTCTTCTTGGATTCATTTAAGTATGAAGTGGATAAGATTACTGGGTTTAGCAATctcataaattttgaaatagatGTGTTCCCTGTATTCTTGTAG